The sequence CGGTGAGATCCTCGACGGCTGGGACGGCAACGCCGGCGAAGTCGGCCACTGCGTCGTCGATCCCACCGGCCGACTCACCTGCGGCTGCGGGCGCGACGGCCACTGGGAGGCGTACTGCTCCGGAAACGCCATCCCTGACTACGCGCGCCTGCTCGCCGACGACGATCCGACGATCGATACCGACCTCCCGCTCGACGGTCCCGAATTTTCCGCCAAGGACGTCTTCGAGCTCGCGGGCGACGACGAACTCGCAGACTACGTGATCGACCAGCTCGCCCACTGGAACGCGATCGGCGTCACCAACGTGATCCACTCGTTCTCGCCGATCGTCGTCTCCTTCGGCGGGGCCGTCGCCCTCCACAACGAGGAACTCGTCGTCGACCCGATCCGCGAGCGCGTCTCCGAGATGGTGATGACGAACGTGCCCCAAATTCGCGTCACCGACCTCGGTGACGACGTCGTCGTCGAGGGTGCACTCGCCAGCGCCCTCACCGGCGGAACGGGTGACCGGCGACAGCTCTGATCGGTGTTCACAACACACCGAATCCTGGTGATATCTTCCGTCCTGAGCGTCAGTATCGGTGATCGATCGGTCCTCGTTATTTGAGCCTCGAGTGCGTTGGTTTACCATGGCAGAAGACTCGAAGCGAATCACCGGCGGTTTCCTCACGCTCGTCGTGGGACTCCTCATCGTACTTGCTGGCGTCTTCCTCGGAGGAAACCTCGTGGTCATGGCCGTCGGCGGCCTCGTCGGTCTCCTGGGTGTCAGCGCGCTGGCCCTCGGGGCGTTCGCCCTCGAGGCCGAGAACGGCTCACACCACGACTCGAGTTCGTCTGGAAGCCAGCACTGACCACCACGGCCACCGGGTCGATCCACCTCGAGACCAGTCTATCCCGGTCGTTCCTGACGAATTCGCCCGCGCGACGCAATATATTCCCCGTTCGAGCACCAAGCGTGTGGTATGACAGAAGCCGACACCGAGGCCACGCTCCGGGAGCGTGTCGAGACGTGGCTCAGTCGCGAGATGCCGATCATCCAGATGCACGGCGGGACGAGCGCCGTCCGAGAAGCAGACCCCGAGACGGGCGAAGTGATCATCGAACTCGGCGGCGGCTGTGCCGGCTGCTCCGTCAGTGACGTCACGACCGGCAACATCGAAGCCGCCCTCCTCGAGTGGCCCGACGTCGACGACGTGACCGTTCGCGTTCCCGACCCACGCGAGAGTCTCGGTGGCCCAGAACAGGCCGAATCGATCATGGGCATCGACCGAACCGAAGGCGGTCGAGGCGACTGGGGGTCGTCGAATCCCGGAAAAGACCACCTCTAGGCGCGGGTGAAAGCAGCCGACAGGACCACTGTTCGGATCGCAGGCAGGATGTGGGTCGCTCCCAGTGACAGCCGACTTTGGGAACTCCTATATGTAGTCAGGCGCGAAACTGGAAGTCGTATACCATGACGACGCGTGGACGTCCGCGACACGGAGGTGACGGCGATGGGTAACGAACCTGCCGAAGGGGACGAACCCGAGACAGACGGCGGCGTCCGTGCCTATACCGTTCGCCTCGAGCTCGTCGACGAACCCGGTGAGCTACTGCGCGCGCTCGAGCCAATCGCCGACAGCGGCGGCAACCTGCTGTCGATCCACCACGAGC is a genomic window of Natrarchaeobaculum aegyptiacum containing:
- a CDS encoding ROK family protein, with translation MGYYAGVDLGATNVRAIVADGDGTTIGTSRNRTPRGPTGIDVTEGVLETLREACAAAGITPDEIEAAGIGSIGPFDLAEGAVIDPANLPDSIDRIPLTGPIEKLIDSDEVYLHNDTNAGVIGERFHADRNPDDMVYITISSGIGAGVCCDGEILDGWDGNAGEVGHCVVDPTGRLTCGCGRDGHWEAYCSGNAIPDYARLLADDDPTIDTDLPLDGPEFSAKDVFELAGDDELADYVIDQLAHWNAIGVTNVIHSFSPIVVSFGGAVALHNEELVVDPIRERVSEMVMTNVPQIRVTDLGDDVVVEGALASALTGGTGDRRQL
- a CDS encoding NifU family protein, which codes for MTEADTEATLRERVETWLSREMPIIQMHGGTSAVREADPETGEVIIELGGGCAGCSVSDVTTGNIEAALLEWPDVDDVTVRVPDPRESLGGPEQAESIMGIDRTEGGRGDWGSSNPGKDHL